From the genome of Candidatus Electrothrix communis, one region includes:
- a CDS encoding sulfatase-like hydrolase/transferase — protein sequence MNSAHLILSALSISFFLLGITRFFRTGKINILFSFLTAGYGIAYFLYAVFYGVCYYFTDNGIDYSVLYHIKYGLTGAGFGEYRTLIYSSLFFLVFFSVIVIYFLLRSKIDKNRQTPSSFLLATLLLLLAAVIHPATADWIKLSRKHEGKPFFKYYRTPYIQATDASAKNFIFIYTESLERTYFDKQIFPGLINHLDKLEAENISFTNIGGYPETGWTIAGMVASQCGIPLVAPSHGNSMGGMDSFLAGATCMGDLLKEEGYHLAYMGGAALEFAGKGKFYRSHGFSEVLGRYELTPLLADQSYLSAWGLHDDSLFNLALKKFERLSREDKPFGLYLLTLDTHGGDHISKSCQDIPYGDGKNYVLNGVACSDYLINNFIKKIRNSPWNENTLIIVASDHKAMRPGRLRKSKNRQNLFFIIDPSAPQPLAIDRKGSPLDTGSTVLSALGYTNYLGLGRDLLNGEPSILEEIKHIDSTLNGWRKEIMKLWAFPKIEQSLQIDSEKGSLAIDGRTFSTPALIQYDIEMQTSLWFERYNSPNHKTLLEHLMDFDQESAFLLIHSCEQLPTEWTGGQKEGRCLVSGKLGSATMKVEHITQSIHFTPDHLQRLTRLPTSDAEYTKRRNQLTAFRREKTRS from the coding sequence ATGAACTCTGCACATCTCATTCTCTCCGCCCTGTCAATATCATTTTTTCTTCTCGGAATAACGCGTTTTTTTCGCACCGGCAAAATCAATATACTGTTCTCATTCCTTACGGCAGGATATGGAATTGCTTATTTCCTATACGCTGTTTTTTACGGGGTTTGCTATTATTTTACCGATAACGGGATTGATTATTCCGTGCTGTACCACATAAAATATGGGCTTACTGGTGCCGGGTTTGGAGAGTACCGAACCTTGATATACAGCAGTCTGTTCTTCTTGGTCTTTTTCTCCGTTATCGTTATTTATTTTTTACTCCGCTCCAAAATCGATAAGAACAGGCAGACCCCCTCTTCCTTTCTTCTCGCAACCCTGCTACTCCTCCTTGCCGCTGTGATCCATCCCGCCACTGCCGATTGGATCAAACTCTCCAGAAAGCATGAAGGAAAACCATTTTTTAAATATTATCGCACACCCTATATCCAGGCAACTGATGCATCAGCTAAAAATTTTATTTTTATCTATACGGAAAGTCTTGAAAGAACATATTTTGACAAACAAATCTTTCCAGGTCTGATTAACCATCTTGATAAACTCGAAGCTGAAAATATCTCCTTTACCAATATAGGCGGCTATCCTGAAACAGGATGGACAATTGCGGGGATGGTCGCCAGTCAATGCGGCATACCCTTGGTTGCCCCCTCGCACGGAAACTCCATGGGAGGCATGGACTCCTTTCTTGCCGGTGCAACCTGTATGGGGGATTTATTAAAGGAGGAAGGATACCACCTCGCTTACATGGGCGGTGCAGCCTTAGAGTTTGCTGGCAAGGGCAAATTTTACCGAAGCCACGGCTTTTCCGAAGTACTCGGTAGATACGAGCTAACCCCCTTGCTGGCTGACCAATCATACCTTTCTGCATGGGGACTGCATGATGATTCCCTCTTTAATCTCGCTTTGAAAAAATTTGAGCGACTGTCCCGCGAGGACAAACCCTTTGGCCTCTATTTATTGACTCTGGACACCCATGGCGGAGACCATATTTCAAAAAGTTGCCAAGACATTCCATACGGAGACGGTAAAAACTACGTCCTCAACGGCGTTGCCTGCTCTGATTATTTAATCAACAATTTTATCAAAAAGATACGAAACTCTCCGTGGAATGAGAACACGCTTATTATTGTGGCATCGGATCATAAGGCGATGAGACCGGGCAGACTGAGAAAAAGCAAAAATCGACAAAATCTCTTTTTTATTATTGATCCAAGCGCCCCTCAGCCACTAGCTATAGACAGGAAAGGCTCACCGCTGGACACCGGTTCCACAGTATTAAGTGCTCTGGGATACACAAATTATCTCGGTCTCGGACGTGACCTACTGAACGGTGAACCTTCCATCCTGGAAGAGATAAAACATATTGACAGCACGTTGAACGGATGGCGCAAAGAAATCATGAAGCTGTGGGCATTTCCGAAGATCGAACAGTCTCTACAGATTGATAGCGAAAAAGGAAGCTTAGCCATTGATGGCAGAACATTTTCTACACCGGCCTTGATTCAATATGATATCGAAATGCAGACATCACTGTGGTTTGAACGCTATAATTCACCGAATCATAAAACCCTACTGGAACACCTGATGGATTTTGATCAGGAAAGCGCTTTCTTGCTGATACATAGCTGTGAACAGCTTCCAACAGAGTGGACAGGTGGACAAAAGGAAGGGCGCTGCCTTGTGAGCGGCAAGCTAGGATCGGCAACAATGAAAGTGGAACATATCACGCAATCAATACACTTCACACCCGACCACTTACAACGTTTGACGCGACTCCCCACATCTGACGCAGAAT
- a CDS encoding SDR family NAD(P)-dependent oxidoreductase has translation MSKEQSKEQKTAVVTSGSKGIGRAICVELAKNGNYVVIKL, from the coding sequence ATGAGTAAAGAACAAAGCAAAGAACAAAAAACCGCCGTGGTAACCAGCGGCAGCAAGGGAATCGGCAGAGCCATCTGCGTTGAGCTGGCCAAGAACGGCAACTACGTTGTTATCAAGCTATGA